In Prunus dulcis chromosome 1, ALMONDv2, whole genome shotgun sequence, the following are encoded in one genomic region:
- the LOC117636000 gene encoding uncharacterized protein LOC117636000 isoform X1 codes for MDHRNRLRFRLRRGLFPLPFFIISIFLLLLATTSAGSPSGKSTRSSVFSLFNLKEKSRFWSEAVIRGDFDDLESSIPGKMGVLNYTNAGNIANYLKFLEVDSMYLPVPVNFIFIGFDGKGNQEFKLHPEELERWFTKIDHTFEHTRIPQIGEVLTPFYRISVDKEQRHHLPIVSHINYNFSVHAIQMGEKVTSIFEKAINVFSRKDDSYGNRDDGDALWQVDVDMMDVLFTSLVGYLELENAYNIFILNPKHDSKRAKYGYRRGLSESEIKFLKENKNLQTKILQSGSIPETVLALDKIKRPLYEKHPMAKFAWSVTEDTDTVEWYNACQDALNNVEKLYKGKETVDIVQNKVLQLLKGKNEDMKLLFSKELKSGEFNNLHAECLTDTWIGKERWAFIDLSAGPFSWGPAVGGEGVRTELSSPNVQKTIGAVSEISEDEAEDRLQDAIQEKFAVFGDKDHQAIDILLAEIDIYELFAFKHCKGRKVKLALCEELDERMRDLKNELQSFEGEEYDESHKRKALEALKRMENWNLFSDTHEEFQNYTVARDTFLSHLGANLWGSMRHIISPSIADGAFHYYDKISFQLFFITQEKVRHIKQLPVDLKALMDGLSSLLLPSQKPAFSQHLLPLSEDPALAMAFSVARRAAAVPLLLVNGTYRKSVRSYLDSSIVQYQLQRMNDHGSLKGKLAHSRSTLEVPIFWFIHGEPLLVDKHYQAKALSDMVIVVQSEPSSWESHLQCNGQPLLWDLRRPIKAALAAASEHLAGLLPLHLAYSQAHETAIEDWMWSVGCNPYSITSQGWNISQFQSDTISRSYIITTLEESVQMVNSAIHLLVMERTTEKTFKLVQSQERELINKYNYVVSLWRRISTVTGELRYVDAMRLLYTLEEASKGFVDQVNTTIAILHPIHCTRERKVHVVFNVTTIPAFLVVLGVLYLVLRPRRPKPKIN; via the exons ATGGATCATCGTAACCGTCTTCGTTTTCGTCTTCGTCGGGGATTGTTTCCGCTGCCTTTCTTcattatttccatttttttactG TTATTGGCAACTACATCAGCTGGATCTCCCTCTGGAAAAAGCACCAGGTCATCagtcttctctttatttaacCTTAAAGAGAAGAGTAGGTTTTGGAGTGAAGCTGTTATACGTGGTG attttgatgatttggaATCTTCCATCCCCGGAAAAATGGGTGTTCTCAACTACACAAATGCAG GCAATATTGCAAATTATCTCAAGTTTCTGGAAGTTGATTCTATGTACCTCCCAGTGCCTGTGAACTTCATTTTTATTGGATTTGATGGGAAAGGAAACCAAG AATTCAAGCTTCACCCTGAAGAACTTGAGCGCTGGTTCACAAAAATTGATCATACCTTTGAACATACACGTATTCCTCAAATTGGAGAAGTCCTCACCCCGTTTTACAGGATTAGTGTAGATAAAGAGCAACGACACCATCTTCCCATTGTCAGTCACATAAACTACAA TTTTTCTGTTCATGCAATACAAATGGGAGAAAAGGTTACTTCGATATTTGAGAAAGCCATAAATGTTTTCTCTCGCAAGGATGACTCATATGGTAACAG GGATGACGGGGATGCTCTGTGGCAAGTAGATGTGGACATGATGGATGTTCTTTTCACTAGCCTAGTTGGATAtcttgaacttgaaaatgCATATAACATTTTCATCTTGAATCCCAAGCACGACTCAAAAAGAGCTAAATATGGTTACCG GAGAGGTTTATCAGAATCagaaataaaatttctcaaagag aaCAAGAATTTGCAAACCAAAATTCTTCAGTCGGGAAGCATTCCAGAAACTGTTCTTG CTCTTGATAAAATTAAGAGACCTTTGTACGAGAAGCATCCAATGGCAAAGTTTGCCTGGTCTGTAACTGAAGACACTGATACG GTTGAATGGTACAATGCATGCCAAGATGCATTGAATAATGTGGAGAAGTTGTACAAAGGGAAGGAAACTGTGGATATCGTGCAGAACAAAGTTTTACAG TTACTGAAAGGGAAGAATGAAGATATGAAGCTTCTTTTCAGTAAGGAACTAAAATCTGGGGAATTCAACAATCTTCATGCTGAATGCCTTACAGATACATGGATTGGAAAAGAGAG GTGGGCGTTTATTGATTTAAGTGCAGGCCCTTTCTCATGGGGACCAGCTGTTGGTGGGGAAGGTGTTCGGACAGAACTAAGTTCTCCCAATGTGCAAAAAACAATTGGTGCAGTTTCAG AAATTTCAGAAGATGAAGCAGAAGATCGCTTACAAGATGCTATTCAGGAAAAATTTGCCGTATTTGGTGAT AAAGATCATCAGGCCATTGATATTCTTCTTGCGGAGATTGATATATATGAGCTTTTTGCTTTCAAACATTGCAAAGGAAGGAAAGTAAAGCTTGCTCTTTGCGAAG AACTTGATGAGAGAATGAGGGATTTGAAAAATGAGCTCCAATCATTTGAAGGTGAAGAATATGATGAAAGTCATAAGAGAAAGGCTCTAGAGGCATTAAAGCGAATGGAGAATTGGAATTTGTTCAGTGATACTCATGAG GAGTTTCAAAATTACACAGTTGCACGTGatacttttctttctcatttagGTGCAAATTTGTGGGGGTCTATGAGACACATCATATCACCTTCCATAGCAGATGGTGCATTTCATTATTATGATAAGATATCATTTCAGTTATTTTTCATCACGCAGGAG AAAGTTAGACATATTAAACAATTGCCTGTGGATCTCAAGGCTCTAATGGATGGACTCTCCTCTTTGTTGTTACCTTCTCAGAAACCTGCTTTCAGTCAGCACTT GTTACCACTTTCAGAGGATCCTGCTTTGGCAATGGCCTTTTCAGTGGCACGGAGAGCAGCAGCTGTTCCTCTATTGCTTGTTAATGGAACTTACAGGAAATCTGTTCGATCCTATCTTGATTCCTCCATTGTTCAGTATCAGTTGCAGAGAATGAATGATCACGGCTCTTTAAAAG GGAAGCTTGCCCATAGCCGGTCTACACTAGAAGTTCCAATATTTTGGTTCATCCATGGTGAACCATTGTTGGTTGACAAGCATTATCAGGCAAAGGCACTTTCTGATATGGTTATTGTTGTTCAGTCAGAGCCTTCATCCTGGGAGAGCCATCTGCAATGTAATGGGCAGCCACTTTTGTGGGATTTGAG GAGGCCCATCAAAGCTGCGTTGGCTGCGGCTTCTGAACATCTTGCTGGTCTGCTTCCCCTACACCTTGCTTACAGTCAAGCCCATGAAACTGCGATTGAG GACTGGATGTGGTCAGTCGGATGCAACCCGTATTCCATTACTTCTCAAGGATGGAACATTTCCCAATTTCAATCTGATACAATTTCTCGGAGCTATATTATCACAACTCTGGAAGAGTCAGTGCAAATGGTCAATTCAGCCATTCATCTTCTAGTCATGGAGCGTACAA CTGAAAAAACCTTCAAACTTGTTCAGTCTCAGGAGCGTGAACTAATTAACAAGTACAATTATGTTGTTAGTCTATGGAGAAGA ATTTCAACTGTTACTGGAGAATTGCGGTATGTGGACGCCATGAGACTGCTATATACCCTAGAAGAAGCGTCAAAAGG GTTTGTTGATCAAGTAAATACAACTATAGCCATTCTCCACCCAATCCACTgcacaagagagagaaaagtacATGTGGTGTTTAATGTGACTACAATTCCTGCTTTCTTAGTTGTCCTGGGTGTACTCTATCTTGTGTTAAGGCCAAGACGACCAAAGCCAAAAATCAACTGA
- the LOC117636000 gene encoding uncharacterized protein LOC117636000 isoform X2: MDHRNRLRFRLRRGLFPLPFFIISIFLLLLATTSAGSPSGKSTRSSVFSLFNLKEKSRFWSEAVIRGDFDDLESSIPGKMGVLNYTNAGNIANYLKFLEVDSMYLPVPVNFIFIGFDGKGNQEFKLHPEELERWFTKIDHTFEHTRIPQIGEVLTPFYRISVDKEQRHHLPIVSHINYNFSVHAIQMGEKVTSIFEKAINVFSRKDDSYGNRDDGDALWQVDVDMMDVLFTSLVGYLELENAYNIFILNPKHDSKRAKYGYRRGLSESEIKFLKENKNLQTKILQSGSIPETVLALDKIKRPLYEKHPMAKFAWSVTEDTDTVEWYNACQDALNNVEKLYKGKETVDIVQNKVLQLLKGKNEDMKLLFSKELKSGEFNNLHAECLTDTWIGKERWAFIDLSAGPFSWGPAVGGEGVRTELSSPNVQKTIGAVSEISEDEAEDRLQDAIQEKFAVFGDKDHQAIDILLAEIDIYELFAFKHCKGRKVKLALCEELDERMRDLKNELQSFEGEEYDESHKRKALEALKRMENWNLFSDTHEEFQNYTVARDTFLSHLGANLWGSMRHIISPSIADGAFHYYDKISFQLFFITQEKVRHIKQLPVDLKALMDGLSSLLLPSQKPAFSQHLLPLSEDPALAMAFSVARRAAAVPLLLVNGTYRKSVRSYLDSSIVQYQLQRMNDHGSLKGKLAHSRSTLEVPIFWFIHGEPLLVDKHYQAKALSDMVIVVQSEPSSWESHLQCNGQPLLWDLRRPIKAALAAASEHLAGLLPLHLAYSQAHETAIEVC, encoded by the exons ATGGATCATCGTAACCGTCTTCGTTTTCGTCTTCGTCGGGGATTGTTTCCGCTGCCTTTCTTcattatttccatttttttactG TTATTGGCAACTACATCAGCTGGATCTCCCTCTGGAAAAAGCACCAGGTCATCagtcttctctttatttaacCTTAAAGAGAAGAGTAGGTTTTGGAGTGAAGCTGTTATACGTGGTG attttgatgatttggaATCTTCCATCCCCGGAAAAATGGGTGTTCTCAACTACACAAATGCAG GCAATATTGCAAATTATCTCAAGTTTCTGGAAGTTGATTCTATGTACCTCCCAGTGCCTGTGAACTTCATTTTTATTGGATTTGATGGGAAAGGAAACCAAG AATTCAAGCTTCACCCTGAAGAACTTGAGCGCTGGTTCACAAAAATTGATCATACCTTTGAACATACACGTATTCCTCAAATTGGAGAAGTCCTCACCCCGTTTTACAGGATTAGTGTAGATAAAGAGCAACGACACCATCTTCCCATTGTCAGTCACATAAACTACAA TTTTTCTGTTCATGCAATACAAATGGGAGAAAAGGTTACTTCGATATTTGAGAAAGCCATAAATGTTTTCTCTCGCAAGGATGACTCATATGGTAACAG GGATGACGGGGATGCTCTGTGGCAAGTAGATGTGGACATGATGGATGTTCTTTTCACTAGCCTAGTTGGATAtcttgaacttgaaaatgCATATAACATTTTCATCTTGAATCCCAAGCACGACTCAAAAAGAGCTAAATATGGTTACCG GAGAGGTTTATCAGAATCagaaataaaatttctcaaagag aaCAAGAATTTGCAAACCAAAATTCTTCAGTCGGGAAGCATTCCAGAAACTGTTCTTG CTCTTGATAAAATTAAGAGACCTTTGTACGAGAAGCATCCAATGGCAAAGTTTGCCTGGTCTGTAACTGAAGACACTGATACG GTTGAATGGTACAATGCATGCCAAGATGCATTGAATAATGTGGAGAAGTTGTACAAAGGGAAGGAAACTGTGGATATCGTGCAGAACAAAGTTTTACAG TTACTGAAAGGGAAGAATGAAGATATGAAGCTTCTTTTCAGTAAGGAACTAAAATCTGGGGAATTCAACAATCTTCATGCTGAATGCCTTACAGATACATGGATTGGAAAAGAGAG GTGGGCGTTTATTGATTTAAGTGCAGGCCCTTTCTCATGGGGACCAGCTGTTGGTGGGGAAGGTGTTCGGACAGAACTAAGTTCTCCCAATGTGCAAAAAACAATTGGTGCAGTTTCAG AAATTTCAGAAGATGAAGCAGAAGATCGCTTACAAGATGCTATTCAGGAAAAATTTGCCGTATTTGGTGAT AAAGATCATCAGGCCATTGATATTCTTCTTGCGGAGATTGATATATATGAGCTTTTTGCTTTCAAACATTGCAAAGGAAGGAAAGTAAAGCTTGCTCTTTGCGAAG AACTTGATGAGAGAATGAGGGATTTGAAAAATGAGCTCCAATCATTTGAAGGTGAAGAATATGATGAAAGTCATAAGAGAAAGGCTCTAGAGGCATTAAAGCGAATGGAGAATTGGAATTTGTTCAGTGATACTCATGAG GAGTTTCAAAATTACACAGTTGCACGTGatacttttctttctcatttagGTGCAAATTTGTGGGGGTCTATGAGACACATCATATCACCTTCCATAGCAGATGGTGCATTTCATTATTATGATAAGATATCATTTCAGTTATTTTTCATCACGCAGGAG AAAGTTAGACATATTAAACAATTGCCTGTGGATCTCAAGGCTCTAATGGATGGACTCTCCTCTTTGTTGTTACCTTCTCAGAAACCTGCTTTCAGTCAGCACTT GTTACCACTTTCAGAGGATCCTGCTTTGGCAATGGCCTTTTCAGTGGCACGGAGAGCAGCAGCTGTTCCTCTATTGCTTGTTAATGGAACTTACAGGAAATCTGTTCGATCCTATCTTGATTCCTCCATTGTTCAGTATCAGTTGCAGAGAATGAATGATCACGGCTCTTTAAAAG GGAAGCTTGCCCATAGCCGGTCTACACTAGAAGTTCCAATATTTTGGTTCATCCATGGTGAACCATTGTTGGTTGACAAGCATTATCAGGCAAAGGCACTTTCTGATATGGTTATTGTTGTTCAGTCAGAGCCTTCATCCTGGGAGAGCCATCTGCAATGTAATGGGCAGCCACTTTTGTGGGATTTGAG GAGGCCCATCAAAGCTGCGTTGGCTGCGGCTTCTGAACATCTTGCTGGTCTGCTTCCCCTACACCTTGCTTACAGTCAAGCCCATGAAACTGCGATTGAG GTTTGTTGA
- the LOC117636000 gene encoding uncharacterized protein LOC117636000 isoform X3 has translation MGEKVTSIFEKAINVFSRKDDSYGNRDDGDALWQVDVDMMDVLFTSLVGYLELENAYNIFILNPKHDSKRAKYGYRRGLSESEIKFLKENKNLQTKILQSGSIPETVLALDKIKRPLYEKHPMAKFAWSVTEDTDTVEWYNACQDALNNVEKLYKGKETVDIVQNKVLQLLKGKNEDMKLLFSKELKSGEFNNLHAECLTDTWIGKERWAFIDLSAGPFSWGPAVGGEGVRTELSSPNVQKTIGAVSEISEDEAEDRLQDAIQEKFAVFGDKDHQAIDILLAEIDIYELFAFKHCKGRKVKLALCEELDERMRDLKNELQSFEGEEYDESHKRKALEALKRMENWNLFSDTHEEFQNYTVARDTFLSHLGANLWGSMRHIISPSIADGAFHYYDKISFQLFFITQEKVRHIKQLPVDLKALMDGLSSLLLPSQKPAFSQHLLPLSEDPALAMAFSVARRAAAVPLLLVNGTYRKSVRSYLDSSIVQYQLQRMNDHGSLKGKLAHSRSTLEVPIFWFIHGEPLLVDKHYQAKALSDMVIVVQSEPSSWESHLQCNGQPLLWDLRRPIKAALAAASEHLAGLLPLHLAYSQAHETAIEDWMWSVGCNPYSITSQGWNISQFQSDTISRSYIITTLEESVQMVNSAIHLLVMERTTEKTFKLVQSQERELINKYNYVVSLWRRISTVTGELRYVDAMRLLYTLEEASKGFVDQVNTTIAILHPIHCTRERKVHVVFNVTTIPAFLVVLGVLYLVLRPRRPKPKIN, from the exons ATGGGAGAAAAGGTTACTTCGATATTTGAGAAAGCCATAAATGTTTTCTCTCGCAAGGATGACTCATATGGTAACAG GGATGACGGGGATGCTCTGTGGCAAGTAGATGTGGACATGATGGATGTTCTTTTCACTAGCCTAGTTGGATAtcttgaacttgaaaatgCATATAACATTTTCATCTTGAATCCCAAGCACGACTCAAAAAGAGCTAAATATGGTTACCG GAGAGGTTTATCAGAATCagaaataaaatttctcaaagag aaCAAGAATTTGCAAACCAAAATTCTTCAGTCGGGAAGCATTCCAGAAACTGTTCTTG CTCTTGATAAAATTAAGAGACCTTTGTACGAGAAGCATCCAATGGCAAAGTTTGCCTGGTCTGTAACTGAAGACACTGATACG GTTGAATGGTACAATGCATGCCAAGATGCATTGAATAATGTGGAGAAGTTGTACAAAGGGAAGGAAACTGTGGATATCGTGCAGAACAAAGTTTTACAG TTACTGAAAGGGAAGAATGAAGATATGAAGCTTCTTTTCAGTAAGGAACTAAAATCTGGGGAATTCAACAATCTTCATGCTGAATGCCTTACAGATACATGGATTGGAAAAGAGAG GTGGGCGTTTATTGATTTAAGTGCAGGCCCTTTCTCATGGGGACCAGCTGTTGGTGGGGAAGGTGTTCGGACAGAACTAAGTTCTCCCAATGTGCAAAAAACAATTGGTGCAGTTTCAG AAATTTCAGAAGATGAAGCAGAAGATCGCTTACAAGATGCTATTCAGGAAAAATTTGCCGTATTTGGTGAT AAAGATCATCAGGCCATTGATATTCTTCTTGCGGAGATTGATATATATGAGCTTTTTGCTTTCAAACATTGCAAAGGAAGGAAAGTAAAGCTTGCTCTTTGCGAAG AACTTGATGAGAGAATGAGGGATTTGAAAAATGAGCTCCAATCATTTGAAGGTGAAGAATATGATGAAAGTCATAAGAGAAAGGCTCTAGAGGCATTAAAGCGAATGGAGAATTGGAATTTGTTCAGTGATACTCATGAG GAGTTTCAAAATTACACAGTTGCACGTGatacttttctttctcatttagGTGCAAATTTGTGGGGGTCTATGAGACACATCATATCACCTTCCATAGCAGATGGTGCATTTCATTATTATGATAAGATATCATTTCAGTTATTTTTCATCACGCAGGAG AAAGTTAGACATATTAAACAATTGCCTGTGGATCTCAAGGCTCTAATGGATGGACTCTCCTCTTTGTTGTTACCTTCTCAGAAACCTGCTTTCAGTCAGCACTT GTTACCACTTTCAGAGGATCCTGCTTTGGCAATGGCCTTTTCAGTGGCACGGAGAGCAGCAGCTGTTCCTCTATTGCTTGTTAATGGAACTTACAGGAAATCTGTTCGATCCTATCTTGATTCCTCCATTGTTCAGTATCAGTTGCAGAGAATGAATGATCACGGCTCTTTAAAAG GGAAGCTTGCCCATAGCCGGTCTACACTAGAAGTTCCAATATTTTGGTTCATCCATGGTGAACCATTGTTGGTTGACAAGCATTATCAGGCAAAGGCACTTTCTGATATGGTTATTGTTGTTCAGTCAGAGCCTTCATCCTGGGAGAGCCATCTGCAATGTAATGGGCAGCCACTTTTGTGGGATTTGAG GAGGCCCATCAAAGCTGCGTTGGCTGCGGCTTCTGAACATCTTGCTGGTCTGCTTCCCCTACACCTTGCTTACAGTCAAGCCCATGAAACTGCGATTGAG GACTGGATGTGGTCAGTCGGATGCAACCCGTATTCCATTACTTCTCAAGGATGGAACATTTCCCAATTTCAATCTGATACAATTTCTCGGAGCTATATTATCACAACTCTGGAAGAGTCAGTGCAAATGGTCAATTCAGCCATTCATCTTCTAGTCATGGAGCGTACAA CTGAAAAAACCTTCAAACTTGTTCAGTCTCAGGAGCGTGAACTAATTAACAAGTACAATTATGTTGTTAGTCTATGGAGAAGA ATTTCAACTGTTACTGGAGAATTGCGGTATGTGGACGCCATGAGACTGCTATATACCCTAGAAGAAGCGTCAAAAGG GTTTGTTGATCAAGTAAATACAACTATAGCCATTCTCCACCCAATCCACTgcacaagagagagaaaagtacATGTGGTGTTTAATGTGACTACAATTCCTGCTTTCTTAGTTGTCCTGGGTGTACTCTATCTTGTGTTAAGGCCAAGACGACCAAAGCCAAAAATCAACTGA